The following is a genomic window from Pseudomonas parafulva.
AGCGGATGTGCTGCTCGCGGCCATAGCGGGCCGCGGCCTGGCGGACCTGGGCGATGCGTTCGCGGACCTGTGCCAGTGGCTCGCCCCACATCATGTACACGTCGGCGTGCTTGGCCGCGACGTCCACTGCAGCGTCCGAGGCGCCGGAGAAGTACACCGGCAGACTGGCCACCGGCTTGACCAAGGTGAGGTTGTCCTGCACGCGGTAGTGCGGGCCGTGGTGATCGAACGGCGCGGTCTGGGTCCAGGTGTTGCGCAGAACCTCGAGATACTCGTCGGTACGGGCATAGCGAGCATCCTTGTCGAGGAAGTCGCCGTCGCGTTGCAGGTCGCCGCTGTCGCCCCCGGTGATCACGTTGATCGAAGCGCGGCCACGGCTGAGCTGGTCAAGGGTGGCGAACTGGCGCGCGGCGAAAGTCGGCGCCTGGAAGCCGGGGCGGTGCGCGACCAACAGGCCGATGCGTTCGGTCAATGCCGCCACGTAGGTGGCGAGGATCATCGAGTCTGGCGCGCTGGTGTTGACTGCCAGCAACGCCTTGTCGAAACCGGCGTATTCCTGGGCCTGGGCGAACGCCTTGATGAACTCGAGGTCGACTAGCGGGCCGCGTGGGGCCTGCGATTCGCTGCTTTCCTGGGGGCCGATGAGGCCGATGAATTCGAGGCTCATACCGTAGTGCTCCTGTTGTCGAAAAGGGTCTTGGGTCAAGGGCGCGCGCTATCGCTTGCCCGCAGTACTCGGCGTAGCGGTCAGACCGCCACAGGCAATACGCTGCGCGAGTGTCCTGGTATCGCCTCGATCAATGCCCGTGTGTAGTCGCTGGAGGGGCGGCTGAACACCTGCGCCGCCGGCCCTTGCTCGACCACGTGCCCGCGCTGCAGCACCAGGACCTGGTCGGCCACGCTCGCCACAACCGCCAGATCGTGGGACACCAGCACATAGGCCATGCCCAGATCGCGCTGCAGCTCATCGAGCAGGGCGAGAATCTGCGCCTGTACCGAAACGTCCAGCGCGCTGACCGGCTCGTCGAGCAGCAGCACCTCAGGCTTCAGCGCCAAGGCGCGAGCGATGGCGACCCGTTGGCGTTGCCCGCCTGACAATTCCCGGGGCAGGCGATCGAGAAACGCCACGGGCAGGTGCACGCGCGCGATGAGTTCGCGGGCCTTGAGTTCCAGGGCCTGGCCCTTGAGCAGCCCGAACGACACCAGCGGCTCGACGAGGCTGTCGAACACGGTGAAGCGCGGATCGAGCGCGGCGAAGGGGTTCTGCTGCACCAGTTGAATGCGTCGACGCAGCGGGCGGAGCTGGCGCCAGCTGTAGTCGCTGACATCCTGGCCGAACCACTCGACGCGTCCCTGATCAGGCCTTTCCAGACCCAGCGCAATGCGCAGCGCAGTGCTCTTGCCTGAACCCGATTCGCCGACGATGGCCAGCGTCTGCCCGGCGTGGACCTCCAGGCTCAGCCCATGCAAGGCGGTGAAGGGCGTATCCTGCCCTGGCAACGCGAAGCGTTTGCCCACCGCGTCCAGACGCAGCATTGGGCGCTGTGAGGTGACCTGTTGTGGCCTGTGACGCGGCACGAAAGCAAGCGCTGCGTCGAGCAGACTGCGGGTGTAGGGCTGCTGTGCACCCCACAATATCTGTCGGGGCGTACCCTGCTCGACACATTGGCCCTGGCGCATCACCAGCAGCCGGTCGGCGCGATCACAGGCCATCCCCAGGTCATGGGTGATGATCAGCAGCGAGATGCCGCGCTCGGCGACCAGTTGTTGCAGGTGGTCGAGGATGCGGCGCTGCACCGTCACGTCCAGTGCGCTGGTGGGCTCGTCAGCGATGATCAGCCGTGGCTCGCCGGCCAGGGCGATGGCGATCAACACCCGTTGACGCATCCCGCCAGACAGTTCGTGGGGGTACTGGCGAGCGCGTACTGAGGGCTCGTCGAGGCCGACCTGGGTCAGCAGCGCGAGCACGTCGGCCTCCAGACCCGGGTAGCGCCGGCCACGGGCCAGGAGCAGGGCTTCGGCGATCTGCCGACCAATGCGCAGCGTGGGATTGAGGCTCACCATCGGGTCCTGCGGCACCAGGCCGATGGCGCGTCCGCGCAACTGCTGCCAGGTACGCTCGCGGGCCTGGGCCCTGTCGATGCCGTCGATCCGCAGTTGTCCGTGGTCGATGCTGGCAGTGCCCGGCAGCAGTCCAAGCAAGGCGTTGGCCAGGGTCGACTTGCCGCAGCCGGACTCCCCGACGATGGCCAGCGTTTCGCCCTGGTCAAGGCTGAACGACAGCCGGCGTACGGCGTGCGTGCGCTGCCCGGCGACGGTGTAGCTGATATCCAGTTCGTGTACGTCGATCAAGGCTTGCGTACTCATCGGGCATGCTCCTCGGCGCTACGCGCCAAGTGATTGAGGCTGAACACCACGACCACGACGAACAGGCCCGGCAACAGCGACACCCAGGGCGCGGTGATCAGGAAATGACGGCCATTGGCAATGAGCGTGCCCCATTCCGCTGCGGGCGGTGCGGCGCCAAAGCCAAGGAAACTCAGTCCGGCGGTGGCCAGGATCGCGGCACCGAAATCCAGTGTCGCAAGCACTGCCACTGGGCCCCAGGCATTGGGTAGCACATGGCGCAGCAACGTGCGCAGCCAACTGGCGCCACCCAGCCGGGCGGCCTCCACATAGGGCAGGGTTTTGATGCGCAGTACTTCGGCCCGTGTGGTACGCGCAAAGCCTGGAACGATGCCGATGCCCACGGCGATTGCCACGGGCACCGTACCGAAACCAATGGCGGTGACGATCGCCAGCGCCAGCAGCAGGCCAGGCAACGCCAGCAACACATCGATCAGGCGCATCAGCGCGGCATCGAGGCGTGCGCCGGCAAAGCCTGCCAGCGCGCCCAGGCCCAAGCCGCCGACCAGCGCAATCGTCACCGCCAGCAGTGCCGCCAGCACCGACAGGCGCGCACCGTAGATCACTCGCGCATACAGGTCACGGCCCAACTCGTCGGTCCCAAACCAGTGGACCAGGCTGGGCGCGCTGAGCTTGTCGGCGGGCGACGTGGCGTAGGGGTCGAAGCTGCTCAGCCATTGCGGGACCAGTGCCGCGAGCAAGGCAAACAGCACGATCAGCAGCGCCAGGCTGACACTGGGCCTGCGCAGCAGCGCGATCATGGCCTGTCGGGTCCGCTGCAGGCGCGTGCGGCGCTTCCAGAGGTGGCAAGTGCGATCGGAACCAACGGTATGCCTGGCGTCGAGCCGAGGATGCGATAGGTCAATGGTCATTTCAGCTCACCTTGGCCGTAGGGCTGATGCGTGGGTCGAGCCAGGGGTAGAGCAGGTCGACGATCAGGTTCACCGCCACGAAGGCAGCGGCCGCTACCGCGACGATCGCCAGCACCACGGGAATGTCCTGGCGCAGCACCGCCTCCTGGGCCAGGCGCCCGACGCCGTTACGCGAATAGATGGTCTCCACCAGCACTGCACCGGACACCGTGTTACCGACCTGAAGGCCTACCAGCGTCAGCAGCGGCAAGGCTGCGTTGCGCAGGCCATGGCGAGCCTGCACCTGAGCCCGGCTCAGCCCTTTGGCGAACGCGGTGACGATGTAGGGTTGCTGCCATACACCTTGAAAACCTCGCTGCAGCACTTGGGCATACAGGGCCGCGCTGGGGATCGCCAAGGTGATAGCAGGCAGCACCAGGCTGGCAAACCCCTGGCTGCCGGTGGCCGGAAACCAATCCAGGGCGAAGGCGAACACCTGGATCAGCAGCAACCCCATCCAGAACACCGGGATCGAGAAACCCAGCGACGGCAGGCGCGCCAGTGCGGTTTTCAGCGGCCGGTACTGCACGTAGGCGGTCAGATAGGCCAGCCCGATGCCGGCTACCAGCGACAGGACGATGGCGCTACCGGCCAGGGCCAGGGTCTGAGGCAGCCGCTCGGCCAGTAGCCCGCTGACAGGACGGCCCAGCGACAACGACTGCCCCAGGTCGCCGTGCACGGCGCGCCAGAGCAGATCGGCATATTGTGCGAACACCCCTTTATCCAGCCCGTAGTAAGCCCGAGCCTTGGCCAGGTCTTGCGGCGACAAACCATCGGCTTCCATGCCTGATGCGCTGAGCATGATCGCCAAGGTATCGCCCGGCAGCAGGTAGAGAATGAAGTAGGTGGCGGTGTAGGCGCCCCAGAGCACCAGCAGGGCCTGGCCGATACGGCCGATGAGGTAGCGTGTCATGGCTGCCCCACCTGGATGTCGCCCAACAGCGCGAAGCCTTCTGCCGTCCAGCGAAAATCTTTGATCCGGGGGGCGGTCGCAGCCTGCCACACGCGTTCGTACAGTGGAAACGCCGAGGCCTGGTCGATCAGCAGGTCCTGCAACTGGCCGTAGGCGTGGGCGCGTTGCGCGTCCTGGGTCGCGGTCATGCCGTTGTCGAACAGGGTCTGGGCCTGGGTCAAAACGGTGGGTTCGTAGAGGTTGGTGGCCAATGTGGCGCTGTTGGCTGCACGTGGATCGAGAATGGTCTGCAGGATGATTGGGTCGGCGCGGGTCATGTAGGTCGACGTCAGGTCGTAGTTGCCGGACGCGTTGCCCGCGACCCACTCGGCACGCGTGAGCACGTTGAGCTTGAGGTCGATGCCGACCTTGCGCAGTTGGTCCTGTACCAGCACGTCACCCGCGCTTTCGGCCGGCGTCAGGTTGTAGCGCAGGGTCAGGCGTTGGCCGTTCTTGTAACGGTAACCATCGGGCCCCGTGTGCCAGCCAGCAGACTCGAGCAGTTGCTCAGCGCCTCGGGGGTCATGGGCAAGCTTGTCGCTTTGCGGTTTGAAGTAGGGCGTGGTGACGTCGTACACCCCGCTCACCACCGGGAAGCGGGCATTGAACACGGTGTGGGCGTAGCCGGTGCGGTCGATGGCTTTCTGCACGGCCAGGCGTACTTGGCGGTCACCCAGCAGACGACCGTTGCGCGTATTGGGATAAAGATTCAGCGCAGGGCCCGGCAGTGATCGGCTTTGAATGGTGGCGCCCTTGGACTTAAGCAAGGTCAGGTCGACTTCCGAAAACGGATTGCGCGGCCACAGGATGTCGACCTTGCCCTGTAGGAACAGGCCGTTGCGTACGCTTTCCTCGGGGATGTAGCTGATTTGCACCGCCTCCATATACGCAGGCCCCGGATTGCGCGCGTTGGCCGATGGCCAGGCATAGTCGGCACGTCTGACCAGGCGCGCGCCGACTTCCGGGGTGTACTGCTCAAGGATGAAAGGGCCGGTGCCGATGATCTTGCCTGACGAGCGCTGCTGGGCACTCAACCGGTAGCTGGCCGGCGCGAGAATCGAGAGGTTGGTGGTGGAGGTGGCTTGCAGGAAACCGGCATTGGGCCTTGCCAGGGTCAGGCGAACGGTGAAGTCGTCGATCACTTCGGCATGGTCGTAGCCAGCCAGATACGTCGCGCCGAAGGTAGCGGGCAACTGCGCGGCAAAGGCCTTGTTGCTGTCGAAGGCGGTTTTCACCGCCTGGGCGTCGAAACGCTCACCGTTGCTGAAGCTCACGTCCTGACGCAGATGGAAGGTGTACTTCAAGGCGTCGCTGCTGATCTCCCAGCGTTTGGCCAGCCAGGGAATGATGCGACCGGTCTGCGGATCCTGGTCGGTCAGCGACTCGGCGACGTTGCGCAGCAGCACCCGGTGTTCCAGCCAGTAGACCTGGAAAGGATCGAGGCTGACCAACGTGGTGTTGTCGCCCCAGAAGGCGATGCTCAACGTCTTGCTGACCGCGCTGTCGTCGGTCGGTGAGCAGGCGGCAAGCGTCATGGCCAGGGCGCTGCTGGCCAGCAGGCGAAGGAATGAAGGCATGGAGCGGTCCTTGATAGAGAGTCGGGGCGGCAGAAGGCGGTTGCGATCGATCAGTCCTGGTAATCGAGGCCTTCGCGGTCCAACTGGCGAATGAGCGCGTCCCAATGCCGCTGGATGCTTTCGCCCTTGCCATCGGAAAAGCGCTTGGATTGCTCGTGCACCTTGGCGATGGCCGCAGGCGAGGCATGCAGGAGCTGATCGTTGCCGCCGGCCTGGGCCGCGATCTGGATAGCGCAGGCCCGCTCCAGGCCATGCAGTTCGCGAAACGCGTGCTCGACGCTGATGCCGCCGGTGAGCAGACCATGGTTGCGCAGGATAAGGATGTTGCTGTGGCCCAGATTAGCGACCAGCCGCTGTTGCTCGTCCAGATCCAGGGCCACGCCTTCGTAGTCGTGGTAGGCCACGCGGCTGTAGTAAGCCAGGGCGTGCTGGGAGATCGGCAACAGACCGTCACGCTGGGCCGAAACCGCGGCTCCATCGCGGGTATGGGTGTGCAGCACGGCGGCGAGGTCTGGGCGGGCGCGGTGGATGGCGCTGTGGATCACATAGCCTGCCTGGTTGATGCCCAGGCCCGAGGGGTCGTCGATGAGCGTACCGTCCACATCGACCTTGACCAGGTTCGAGGCGGTGATCTCGTCGAACAGCAGGCCGAAAGGATTGATCAGGAAATGCTCGTGCGGCCCGGGCACCCGGGCGGAGAAATGCGTGTAGATGTGATCGGTCCAGCGAAACAGGGCGGCCAGGCGGTAGGCAGCAGCCAGCTTGACCCGCACCTCCCACTCCTGGGCGCTGACTCGATCTCGTACAGGTTCCAGGCGGGCGGAAACGGCAGACAGTGAGCTCATGAAGGTTCTCCGGTAATCAGGCGTATTGAGTGGTGTGGCGCACTGCTTTCGAACGGCTCAGGGTGGCTCGGGCATGAGCGCCGCGCGACCGACCTGGCCGAACACCGTGTCGTCCTGGGGGGTGTGGATCCGGCTGCAGAGCACATCACGGTAGTGCCGCTCCAGGGCGTTGCGCCGTGACAAGCCAGGATTGCCCGCGGCCTCGATGGCCAGCTCGACCGCGTTGATGGCGTTGCTGCTAACCAGGTGTTTGAGCTGCCCGGCGTGGGCCTGATCGACCTGTCCAGCGGCGGCCGACTCGAGCAGGGTGTGGCTGGCGAACAACAGCGTGTCGATACGACCGAGCACGTCCTGAAAGCGCGGCAGGCTGGCCAGCGGCGCACCCAAATGGGAAGGGATGCGTTGCGTGAAAAAGTTCGCCAGCCAGTCACGCGCAGCGCGGGCAACGCCGTCGTAGACCGTCGGTAGCAACACGGCCATCCACAACAGGCCCTGTCCATCGAGTTCGGTTTTCGGCGCACTGGCCGGGCTGACGCTGACGGCGTGGTCCAGGGGAATCAACACCTCGTCGAACCGCACCTGATGGCTGCAGGTGGCGCGCATGCCCAGGTGATCCCAATCGTCGAGGATGGTGATGCCGGGCGAGTCGCGATGGACCAGGAAGCCACCGACCAGTGGATCGGCGTCGTCGCTGCGGGCCCACACCAGCAGCCAGCTGAGGCCGTGGCTACCGGTGGAATAGATTTTGCCTCCATTCAGGCGCCAACCTTCGGCGGTGCGCCGTGCGACGGTGGCCGGAAGTCCGCCTCTAGCCGGCGTTCCCTGCTCAGGCTCGACGCGCAGGGCGTTGATCAGCGCACCCTGTTGCACGGCCTCACGGGCCACGCGCTCACGCAGATGGCGTGGCCAGCGCCTGTCGTCCTGCAGCCGGGCGTGTTGCAGGTATTGCATGACCAGGATCAGCGCGGTCGCTGGGTCGCCCTGGGCGACGGCTGAAATCACACGGCGTGCGCACGCCAGGTCTGCGCCTGCGCCGCCGAGGGTGCGGGGTACGGTGAGGGCGAGCAGGCCGTGGCGCTGCAATAGAGCGATGTTGTCTTCAGGGAAACGGGCGCTTCGGTCATAGCGCTCAGCGTTGGCAGCCAGCGCCTGGGTCAGCTCGGCCAGGACGCTGTCTGAGGGGTGACTCATGGGCTCTCATCCCTGAAATACGGTGGCGATGCTAAGACCGTATTCGTATGAATGATCGCTGTAAAAGTCTTTTTAGTTCTATGCTAATTATTTAAATAAGGAATCTAGTCGAAATCACATTATGTTCAAAACGCATTTATTGATCGGCTAGCCGATGCCCCGCGACCTCACCGAACAGTTCCACCGGCTCTTGAAAGCTTCCAAGGTAGCGCGGGTGGAACAGCCAGAGATCCACGTGCGGCTTGAAGTCGGTGATGTTCAGCACATCGAGCGCGTCACGGTGGCTGCTCATGCGCAACAGCGGCTCAGGCACGAGCCCCAGGCCCTGGCCGCTGGCAACCAGCCCCAACTGCAGCTCGGTGCCGAAGGTTTCCAGATTAATCTTCAGGTTCAACCCCAACTCGCTCAATGCCCGCTGCAAACCGGCCCGGAAGCCGCAGCCATCGGGGTTGAGGACCCAGCCACGGGCGTAGCAGTCCCTGAGCTTGCAGTTGCGCTTAGCGGCATTGCTCTTGGCTTCCACCACTTTCAGCGGCATGCGCGCTATCGATCGACTGGCGATACCTTCCGGGAAAATCTTGCCTGGCGGAAACAGTGCGGCTGCGGCATCCAGTTCGCCGTTTTCCATGCGCGCGATCAGGCTGCTACCCCAGCCACTGGTGACTTGGGTCCGCAACTGCGGATAGGCCTCTCTGATCCGACCCAGGGCATCGAGCAACACGACATCGCCCAGCGTCTGCGGTATGCCCAGGCGCAATGTGCCTGATGGCGCACCGTCGCTGGCCACCAGCTCGCGCAGCGAGTCGATCTCGCGCAGGATCGCTTTGCACTGCGCATAGACGCGCAAGCCCATGGGGGTCGGCTTGAGCGGCTTGGTCGTCCGGTCGAGCAGGCTGGCGCCGAGGTCTTGCTCGAAGTTCTGCACGCGGCGAGTGATCGCCGGCTGGGTGATCTGCAGGGCCTCGGCGGCGAGGTTGGTGGACTGGCACCGGATGACCGCGACGAACGCGTCCATGTCATCGATTTTCATGATCGCGCTCACATGATCGAGTGGAGAAATAACGCATCAGCATAATCATTGGAGTGGACAATGCCATCCCCTACAGCAAGTTAAAGCGAATAATGCATATTAGGATATTCCTAAAATCAATTTAGTTTATTTGACGTACTTCGTTAGAGTCGCTTGGCCTGGACGGCACGATGCCGTCCACCCAGCCCCGAGGAAGTCCATGTCCATTCGATCCACGCTGCTGGCCCTCGCCGTAGCCACCTTGCTGGCCAGCCAGGCAGGAGCCGCCGAGCGACTGACCCTGCGTATTGGCGATCAAAAGGGCAACATGCGCGCCCAATTGGAAGCGGCTGACGCCCTGCGTGACCTGCCCTACGACATTCACTGGGCAGAATTCCCCGCCGCCGCGCCGTTGGCCGAGGCGCTCAATGCCGGTGCCATCGACGCCGGCATCATCGGGGACGCACCGCTGCTGTTCGTGCTGGCTTCGGGGGCACCGGTCAAGGCGATCGCGGTGGACAAATCCGATCCCTACGGTACGGCTTTGCTGGTACTTCCCGAGGCGCCGCTGCACAGCGTTATTGACCTCAAAGGCAAGCGCATTGCCACAGGGCGCGGGTCGATTGGTCATCATCTGGCCCTCAAGGCGCTGGATCACGCCGGACTGAGCGAAAAAGACGTGGCGTTCAGGTTCCTGGGACCTGTCGATGCCAAGATCGCGCTGGCCAATGGTTCGGTGGACGCCTGGTCCACATGGGAGCCCTATACCGCCCTGGCCGAGGTCAGCGGGCAAGGCAGGGTGCTGGTCAATGGTCGCGGCCTGTCCAGTGGCAACAGTTTTCTTGCGGCGACCGACCACGCCTTGGGCGAGGCGTCGAAGCGTGCGGCGCTGCAGGACTACCTCACCCGTCTGGCCGATGCGCAGGTCTGGGCCAATCAGCACTTGGACAGCTACTCGAAAACCTTGGCCGCAATCATCGGTTTCCCCGAGCAGGCCGCGCGCCTGCAGTTCGAGCGCCGGAAATTGCGCTGGCAGGTGATCGATGCACAGACCGTGGCCGAGCAGCAGGACACCGCCGACTTCTACCACGCCCATGGCCTGATGAACCAACGCCTGGACGTGACCCCGACCTTCGCCACCGGCTTCACGCTTGCCGAGCGCGCCACGTCCACCGCACAGCCTTGATTGGGGAGACCTCGAAATGCCCATCCGCTATCTACGCCAGCTTGGCCTGGCAGTGCTGGCCACTGTATTGCTCCCTGGCATTGCCAGCGCCGAGCAGATCCTGCGTATCGGTTACCAGAAGTCCTCGACCCTGTTGACGCTGCTCAAGGCCCGAGGCGGCCTCGAGGACCGATTGCGCGCCCAAGGCATCCGCATTACATGGCATGAATTTCCCAGTGGGCTGCCCCTGTTGGAAGCCCTGAACCTGGGCAATGTCGATGTGTCTGCCGATGTCGCCGACACCGTACCGGTATTCACCCAGGCCGCAGGCGCCAGGCTGACCTACTTCGCCCGCGAGACGCCGTCGCCGAAGGCTCAGGCGATACTGGTGCCATCGGATTCGCCGCTTCGCACCCTGGCCGATCTGAAGGGCAAGCGCGTGGCGGTGACCAAGGCCGCCGGCAGTCATTACCTGCTGATCCAGGCGCTGGCCAAGGCCGGCCTGACGTTCAAGGACATCACCCCGGCCTACCTGATCCCCGCCGACGGCCGCGCCGCTTTCGAGAACCACAAGGTCGACGCCTGGGTAACCTGGGATCCCTTCGTGGCCAGCGCCCAGCGGCAGCAGAACGCGCGCATCCTGGCCGATGGTGAAGGGCTTGCCAGCTACCAGCGTTACTACCTGGCGAGCAGCGACTATGCCCAAGCTCACCCTGAGGTCCTGCAACAGGTGTACCTCGCCTTACGCGAAACCGGCGAGTGGACCCAGGCCAATCCGGCAGCGGCGGCGCGCATCCTGGGGCCATTGTGGGGCAACCTGGATAGCACCACCGTGCTACAGGCCAATGCCCGGCGCAGCTACGACGTACAGCCGGTGAAACCGGAAAACCTGGAGGAGCAACAGCGCATCGCCGACGCGTTCCTGCATGAGGGGTTGTTGCCCAAGGCTGTCGATGCGAGGGACGTCAGCGTGTTCGTGCCGAGCACGCCTTGAACGTCGTTCAGTCGACAGCCCAATCACCCTGGCCTTGCCAGTCACTTGTGCACAATCGCCTGATGAATATCGCCCAGCGCCATGATGCGTTGGGCGGCATTGAGCTTGATGGCTTCCTTGGGCATGCCGAATACCACGCAGCTGGCTTCGTCCTGGGCGACGGTGGCGGCGCCGGCGTCGAGCATCTCTTTAAGACCGCGTGCACCGTCGTCGCCCATGCCGGTCATGATGATGCCGGTCGCGTTCTTGCCGGCGAAGCGGGCTACGGAGCGAAACAACACGTCGACCGACGGCCGATGGCGGTTCACCAGTGGGCCTTCGACCACCTGGGCGTGATAGTAGGCGCCGCTGCGGGTCACCATCAGGTGCTTGCCCCCCGGCGCGATCAGCGCCAGGCCGGGCAACACCCGGTCGTTGTTGCGCGCTTCACGCACTTCGATCTGGCAGAGGCTGTTGAGCCTTTCGGCAAAGGACGCGGTGAATTTCTCCGGCATGTGCTGCACGATCACCAGGCCCGGGCACACCCTCGGTAGCGCGGTGAGCACCGTTTCCAGTGCCTGAGTGCCACCGGTGGACGTGCCGATGGCGACGATGCGTTCGGTGGTCTGTGCCATGGCCTGGCCGCCCGCGGCGGGCAGGATAGCGTCCGCGCTGAGCTTGCTCGCGGGCGCAGCCATCGGCGCAGGGCGCACCACACGCTTGCCCAGGTTCTTGACATTGGAGTGCGCCGCTGCCCGTATCGCCCCAACCAACTCAGCGGCGGACTCCATCAGAAAGCTCTTCAGCCCCGTGGTGGGTTTGGTGATGATCTCCACCGCGCCGGCCGAGAGCGCCTGCAAGGAGGTTTCCGCGCCTTTTTGCGTCAGTGACGAGCAGATCACCACCGGCGTGGGCCGCTCGCTCATGATTTTCCTGAGAAAGGTGA
Proteins encoded in this region:
- a CDS encoding aliphatic sulfonate ABC transporter substrate-binding protein — translated: MPIRYLRQLGLAVLATVLLPGIASAEQILRIGYQKSSTLLTLLKARGGLEDRLRAQGIRITWHEFPSGLPLLEALNLGNVDVSADVADTVPVFTQAAGARLTYFARETPSPKAQAILVPSDSPLRTLADLKGKRVAVTKAAGSHYLLIQALAKAGLTFKDITPAYLIPADGRAAFENHKVDAWVTWDPFVASAQRQQNARILADGEGLASYQRYYLASSDYAQAHPEVLQQVYLALRETGEWTQANPAAAARILGPLWGNLDSTTVLQANARRSYDVQPVKPENLEEQQRIADAFLHEGLLPKAVDARDVSVFVPSTP
- a CDS encoding protein-glutamate methylesterase/protein-glutamine glutaminase, translated to MPTKKISVLLVDDSAVVRQVLLAILNETPDIRVMGAASDPIFAMDKLAREWPDVIVLDVEMPRMDGITFLRKIMSERPTPVVICSSLTQKGAETSLQALSAGAVEIITKPTTGLKSFLMESAAELVGAIRAAAHSNVKNLGKRVVRPAPMAAPASKLSADAILPAAGGQAMAQTTERIVAIGTSTGGTQALETVLTALPRVCPGLVIVQHMPEKFTASFAERLNSLCQIEVREARNNDRVLPGLALIAPGGKHLMVTRSGAYYHAQVVEGPLVNRHRPSVDVLFRSVARFAGKNATGIIMTGMGDDGARGLKEMLDAGAATVAQDEASCVVFGMPKEAIKLNAAQRIMALGDIHQAIVHK